From one Candidatus Acididesulfobacter guangdongensis genomic stretch:
- the fabG gene encoding 3-oxoacyl-[acyl-carrier-protein] reductase, translated as MSFCIDLKGKNAIVTGGYAGIGLSITKTLLTAGAKVAIIGRSYVKFSAISDELSKIKDNAGFSFYEADISDSIGIAKTIADIMLQFGKIDILINNAGITKDAILIKMSDEDWSEVINVNLNGLFYVVKNVIKYMIKAKAGKIVNISSVIGESGNAGQANYASAKAGMIAFTKSAAKEYASRNIYVNAVAPGFISTDMTDKLNEVVQNNIKKEIPLNRFGVPEDVSNAVLFLASELSDYITGATIDVNGGMYMR; from the coding sequence ATGTCTTTTTGTATTGACTTGAAAGGAAAAAATGCTATTGTTACCGGCGGCTATGCCGGTATAGGGCTGTCTATTACTAAAACTTTGCTGACGGCAGGAGCTAAAGTTGCTATAATAGGCAGGAGCTATGTAAAGTTTTCGGCAATTTCAGACGAACTATCGAAAATAAAAGACAATGCGGGATTTTCTTTTTATGAAGCAGATATATCCGATAGCATCGGCATCGCAAAAACTATCGCGGATATTATGCTGCAATTCGGTAAAATTGACATTTTAATTAATAATGCAGGTATTACAAAAGACGCGATTTTAATTAAAATGAGCGATGAGGATTGGAGCGAAGTTATTAATGTAAATTTAAACGGTTTGTTTTATGTCGTAAAAAATGTTATAAAATATATGATTAAGGCGAAAGCAGGAAAAATTGTTAATATTTCTTCGGTTATAGGAGAATCAGGAAATGCAGGACAGGCTAATTACGCATCTGCTAAAGCCGGAATGATAGCGTTTACTAAATCCGCCGCAAAAGAGTATGCTTCAAGAAATATATATGTGAATGCCGTAGCTCCGGGATTTATAAGCACTGACATGACCGATAAATTAAATGAAGTTGTTCAAAATAACATAAAAAAAGAAATTCCGCTAAATAGGTTTGGCGTTCCTGAAGACGTGAGCAATGCCGTTCTTTTTCTTGCGTCTGAGCTTTCAGATTATATAACAGGCGCTACGATAGATGTAAACGGCGGAATGTATATGAGATAA
- a CDS encoding (Fe-S)-binding protein, whose amino-acid sequence MENILNTSLKSFENCVKCGKCLSVCPSYNATFNEFFSPRGRIRLIASEVKDELPLRISKFEQSMSTCLLCGRCADICPNGVKTGPLVIEEKNKFNKIKNEKFSIDSFALNALKTNNRLMLSSGLRLSNIFKFKNLNIPKPSGRPFILHKDLRFTAEKNFLDSGDMAKENNIADKNLKSVHINAEHNANNVIKDITVGYFSGCVFNSIYPEISTSTVSALNKNNISVFVPFSQSCCGLPHISSGDTASFKELALNNALSFKEKKLEYIITSCASCSFSINKLYPLYFSAEEKNKTKEKERTEVLNFSKKLVDIWEFFSILKKKGINIKQGALSKELDAVFHIPCHLKNSANFIPVSKNENLIGEAGSIIDNISGLNLKPLKYNYCCGNGGMFNMRHYNMSKDITKRKFGEINDASPEVILTSCSGCMLSLKDQKNIENSKNEIPVRHLIELYDKSI is encoded by the coding sequence TTGGAAAATATTTTAAATACATCGCTAAAAAGTTTTGAAAATTGCGTAAAATGCGGAAAATGCCTATCTGTCTGTCCTTCATATAATGCTACTTTTAATGAATTTTTCAGTCCAAGAGGCCGTATTCGTTTAATTGCATCCGAAGTTAAAGATGAATTGCCTCTGCGGATATCAAAATTTGAACAATCTATGTCTACATGCCTTCTTTGCGGCAGGTGCGCCGATATTTGCCCAAATGGAGTAAAAACAGGTCCGTTAGTTATAGAAGAAAAGAACAAATTTAATAAAATTAAAAATGAAAAATTTTCTATAGACAGTTTCGCTCTAAACGCCTTGAAAACTAACAACAGATTAATGCTTTCTTCCGGTCTGCGGCTTTCAAATATTTTTAAATTCAAAAATTTAAATATTCCGAAACCTTCCGGCAGACCATTTATTTTACATAAAGATTTAAGATTTACTGCTGAAAAAAATTTTTTAGATAGCGGCGATATGGCTAAAGAAAATAATATTGCCGATAAAAATTTAAAATCAGTTCATATTAACGCTGAACACAATGCGAATAATGTTATTAAAGATATTACCGTCGGTTATTTCAGCGGATGCGTATTCAACAGCATTTATCCCGAAATATCTACAAGCACCGTCAGCGCATTAAATAAAAATAACATATCTGTTTTTGTTCCTTTCTCTCAATCTTGCTGCGGTTTACCGCATATATCAAGCGGAGACACCGCATCATTTAAGGAACTTGCGTTAAATAACGCCTTAAGTTTTAAAGAAAAGAAACTGGAATATATTATAACTTCCTGCGCTTCCTGTTCATTCTCTATTAACAAATTATATCCTTTATATTTTAGCGCTGAAGAAAAAAATAAAACAAAAGAAAAAGAAAGGACCGAAGTTTTAAACTTTTCTAAAAAATTGGTAGATATCTGGGAGTTTTTCAGCATTCTTAAAAAAAAGGGCATAAATATAAAACAGGGAGCATTAAGTAAAGAATTAGACGCTGTATTTCACATACCATGCCATTTAAAAAATTCAGCAAATTTTATTCCGGTTTCCAAAAATGAAAATCTTATCGGCGAAGCGGGCAGCATTATAGATAATATAAGCGGATTAAATCTAAAACCGTTAAAATATAATTACTGCTGCGGAAACGGCGGTATGTTTAATATGCGTCATTATAACATGTCAAAAGATATTACGAAAAGAAAATTCGGAGAAATAAACGATGCCTCTCCAGAAGTCATATTGACTTCGTGTTCCGGATGTATGCTTTCCTTAAAAGACCAGAAAAACATAGAAAACAGCAAAAATGAAATCCCAGTAAGGCATCTTATTGAATTGTACGACAAAAGCATATGA
- a CDS encoding serine hydroxymethyltransferase, with protein sequence MNGQNLKSYDAEVYGFLQSELKRQQYSIELIASENFVSQAVMDAQGSILTNKYAEGYPGKRYYGGCANVDSIEQLAIDRLKKIFNAEYANVQPHSGSQANMAIFYAFLNPGDTVLGMDLSQGGHLTHGSHVNFSGKYYKVVSYGVNKTTEVIDYDELRKIAKSCSPKLIIAGASAYPRIIDFEKFREIADETGAYLMVDMAHIAGLVAAELHPNPVPYADFVTSTTHKTLRGPRGGIILAKEKYAKQINSAIFPGIQGGPLEHVIAAKAVCFKEALSNEFKEYQRQIVFNAAALADTLKNNGFSLISGGTDNHLMLVDFRKSEMTGKEAENLLDEVGITVNKNKIPFDERTPFVTSGIRIGTPAVTTRGMKEAEMVKIGELISEILLNPGDSAIKQNIKNEVINLCGRFPLYQGYYE encoded by the coding sequence TTGAATGGACAAAATTTAAAAAGCTATGATGCGGAAGTTTACGGTTTTCTGCAGAGCGAACTTAAAAGGCAGCAATATTCTATTGAGCTTATTGCATCGGAAAATTTTGTATCACAAGCGGTTATGGATGCTCAGGGTTCTATTTTAACGAATAAATACGCCGAGGGTTACCCGGGCAAAAGATATTACGGCGGCTGCGCCAACGTTGACAGTATTGAGCAGCTGGCTATAGACAGACTAAAAAAAATATTCAATGCCGAATACGCTAATGTGCAGCCTCACTCCGGCTCTCAGGCTAATATGGCTATTTTTTATGCGTTTTTAAATCCAGGAGATACGGTTCTTGGCATGGATTTATCTCAGGGAGGGCATTTAACCCACGGTAGCCATGTTAATTTTTCCGGAAAATATTATAAGGTGGTTTCTTACGGTGTAAATAAAACGACTGAAGTAATAGATTACGACGAATTAAGAAAAATTGCCAAATCTTGTTCCCCTAAGCTTATCATCGCAGGAGCAAGCGCTTATCCAAGAATAATAGATTTTGAAAAATTCAGAGAAATTGCAGATGAAACAGGTGCGTATCTTATGGTTGATATGGCTCATATTGCCGGATTAGTTGCAGCGGAGCTTCATCCTAATCCCGTGCCATATGCGGATTTCGTGACATCTACTACTCACAAGACTTTAAGAGGACCGAGAGGCGGGATAATACTGGCAAAAGAAAAGTACGCAAAACAGATTAATTCGGCTATTTTTCCCGGTATTCAGGGCGGACCGCTTGAGCATGTTATAGCGGCTAAAGCAGTATGTTTTAAGGAAGCTCTTTCTAATGAATTTAAAGAATATCAGAGGCAGATTGTTTTTAATGCTGCCGCTCTTGCGGATACTCTTAAAAATAACGGTTTCAGCTTAATTTCCGGCGGCACGGACAATCATTTGATGCTGGTTGATTTTAGAAAATCAGAAATGACGGGAAAGGAAGCCGAGAATTTATTAGATGAGGTCGGAATAACGGTTAATAAAAATAAAATTCCATTCGATGAAAGAACGCCTTTTGTTACAAGCGGCATACGAATAGGCACTCCGGCAGTTACTACAAGAGGCATGAAAGAAGCGGAAATGGTGAAAATAGGTGAACTTATTTCTGAAATTCTGCTTAACCCGGGTGATAGCGCTATAAAGCAGAATATAAAAAATGAAGTGATAAATCTTTGCGGAAGATTTCCGCTGTATCAGGGATATTACGAGTAA
- a CDS encoding acyl carrier protein, protein MMSVAEKVKETIVEQLGVTPDEATDDASFVEDLGADSLDTVELVMAFEEEFGIEISDEDAEKIKTVKDAVSYIEEHTK, encoded by the coding sequence ATAATGTCGGTTGCAGAAAAAGTTAAAGAAACAATAGTTGAACAGCTCGGAGTTACACCGGATGAAGCAACAGATGACGCTTCTTTTGTTGAGGATTTAGGAGCAGATTCTTTGGATACCGTCGAGTTAGTTATGGCGTTTGAAGAAGAGTTCGGTATAGAGATTTCCGATGAGGATGCGGAAAAAATTAAGACTGTAAAAGATGCTGTGTCTTATATAGAAGAGCATACGAAATAA
- the fabD gene encoding [acyl-carrier-protein] S-malonyltransferase: MNEMSEMKGRNIAFVFPGQGSQHIKMGKDFYDNFQEYKIILEEASDTLKIDMKKLIFGDDENMLNLTENTQPAILTMSVAILNIIKNEFDINNISVASGHSLGEYSANVFAGIIKFKNALLITRKRGELMQSACPVGFGKMAAVIGLSAEIIEDTVSEINNRSGSFGDGERNRGAIKGTVFIANYNSPVQSVISGKAEDIETACELLKEKGAKKIVYLPVSAPFHTPYMEDAAIGLRNFINPEWYNDSYNNIEIFSNVDGSGYSKKNDAINYLLLQITSPVRWIDCVVNMKKNKNVNTIIEVGPANVLAGLVKRIDKEILSYSVNSVESFKGLKTIISD, translated from the coding sequence ATGAATGAAATGAGCGAAATGAAAGGTAGAAATATAGCATTTGTTTTTCCGGGTCAGGGCTCGCAGCATATAAAAATGGGCAAAGACTTCTATGATAATTTTCAGGAATACAAAATTATTCTGGAAGAGGCTTCGGATACTTTAAAAATAGATATGAAAAAGCTGATATTCGGCGATGATGAAAATATGCTTAATTTGACTGAAAATACGCAGCCGGCAATATTAACTATGAGCGTAGCTATTTTAAATATTATTAAAAATGAATTTGATATAAATAATATTTCGGTTGCTTCAGGTCACAGTCTGGGAGAATACAGCGCGAATGTTTTCGCCGGCATTATAAAATTTAAAAACGCATTGCTTATAACAAGAAAAAGAGGAGAATTAATGCAGAGCGCGTGCCCCGTCGGTTTTGGAAAAATGGCGGCGGTAATAGGTTTGTCTGCCGAAATTATAGAAGACACCGTTAGCGAAATAAATAATAGGTCAGGCAGCTTCGGTGACGGCGAAAGAAACAGAGGCGCCATAAAGGGAACAGTTTTTATAGCAAATTATAATTCTCCTGTCCAGTCGGTAATTTCTGGAAAAGCTGAAGATATCGAAACGGCTTGCGAATTATTGAAAGAAAAAGGAGCTAAAAAAATTGTTTATCTGCCTGTAAGCGCTCCTTTTCATACGCCTTATATGGAAGATGCGGCAATAGGTCTGAGGAATTTTATAAATCCGGAATGGTATAATGATTCTTACAATAATATAGAAATTTTTTCAAATGTTGACGGAAGCGGCTATTCGAAAAAGAATGATGCTATAAACTATCTTCTTCTTCAGATAACTTCTCCGGTAAGGTGGATTGACTGCGTTGTTAATATGAAAAAAAATAAAAACGTTAATACGATAATAGAAGTTGGTCCTGCGAATGTTTTGGCCGGACTTGTAAAAAGGATAGATAAAGAAATTTTATCATATTCAGTTAATTCTGTAGAATCTTTTAAGGGATTAAAAACAATAATTTCAGACTGA
- a CDS encoding FAD-binding protein, with protein sequence MDKKLIYTEFKNILGADRVLAEREELLCYSYDATIKESMPDFVVFPLNEVEISAIVKACNKFNIPVVGRGAGSGFSGGSVPISGGAVVSFAKMTNILELDEENMFVTVAPGIINADLKNYLADKGYFYPPDPASFEFCSIGGNVAECAGGPKAVKYGVTKNYVYGLEAITGSGEIINTGSKTIKDVAGYNLTQLLVGSEGTLGLFSKIILKFLPKPETSNLLIVSFDSSIDGFNAALSLLKLNSRPSMLEFMDSSSITAVKNYFKNSFIDIKGDFLFIIEADGSADEVKDAIELYKNRLNKFSPVLLFAAGNEKEKKAIMDARKAISPALRAFGDFKINNDIAVPINKIVQMLGDIKNISDKYNVPIINFGHFGDGNIHVNIMLDKSDATMLERGEKAKYEIMKKTVELGGTISGEHGIGTMKKEFMNLKFDPYYINLMRNIKKSFDPNNILNPGKIFD encoded by the coding sequence ATGGATAAGAAACTTATATATACCGAATTTAAAAATATTTTAGGCGCTGACAGGGTTTTGGCGGAGCGCGAAGAGCTTTTATGCTATTCGTACGATGCTACAATAAAAGAGTCCATGCCGGATTTTGTTGTCTTTCCGTTAAATGAAGTTGAGATATCGGCTATTGTAAAAGCATGTAATAAATTCAATATTCCTGTCGTCGGAAGAGGAGCCGGCAGCGGGTTTTCCGGCGGAAGCGTTCCTATTAGCGGCGGCGCAGTAGTTTCATTTGCTAAAATGACAAATATTTTAGAATTAGATGAAGAAAACATGTTTGTAACCGTAGCTCCGGGTATTATAAACGCCGATTTAAAAAATTATCTTGCAGACAAAGGGTATTTTTATCCCCCTGATCCGGCAAGCTTTGAATTTTGCAGCATAGGAGGCAATGTAGCGGAATGCGCAGGGGGGCCAAAAGCTGTTAAATACGGTGTCACTAAAAATTACGTGTATGGTCTTGAAGCGATAACCGGAAGCGGAGAAATTATCAATACAGGATCGAAGACTATAAAAGATGTTGCCGGCTATAATTTGACGCAGCTGTTAGTCGGTTCGGAAGGCACTTTAGGCCTTTTTTCAAAAATAATACTGAAGTTTTTGCCTAAGCCGGAAACATCTAATCTTTTAATTGTTTCTTTTGATAGCTCAATCGACGGTTTTAACGCTGCTTTATCTCTGCTAAAACTCAACAGCAGACCTTCAATGCTTGAATTTATGGATAGTTCGTCTATAACTGCTGTTAAAAATTACTTTAAAAACAGTTTTATTGATATTAAGGGTGATTTTTTATTTATAATTGAAGCAGACGGAAGCGCTGATGAGGTTAAGGATGCCATTGAATTATATAAAAACAGACTAAATAAATTTTCTCCGGTTCTCCTGTTTGCCGCCGGAAATGAAAAAGAAAAGAAAGCTATTATGGACGCAAGAAAGGCTATTTCGCCTGCATTAAGAGCATTCGGAGATTTCAAGATAAACAATGATATTGCCGTGCCTATAAATAAAATAGTACAGATGTTAGGTGATATCAAGAACATATCAGATAAATACAATGTCCCTATTATTAATTTTGGTCATTTCGGAGACGGCAATATTCACGTTAACATAATGTTAGATAAAAGTGATGCGACAATGCTCGAGCGCGGTGAAAAAGCCAAGTATGAAATTATGAAAAAAACGGTTGAACTTGGCGGCACTATATCAGGAGAGCACGGAATAGGAACTATGAAAAAAGAATTTATGAATCTAAAATTTGACCCATACTATATCAACTTAATGCGCAATATAAAAAAATCATTTGACCCTAATAATATTTTAAACCCAGGCAAAATATTTGATTAA
- the rpiB gene encoding ribose 5-phosphate isomerase B — protein MKVYIGSDHAGFDLKESIKNYLKEKKIEFIDLGTDSATRSVDYPDYAKKVAEETAKDSGSIGILACGTGIGMSIAANKVKGIRAALIYDEYTAVVAKKHNNANVITFGGRTMTPLEVERYLDNFLNTEFEGGRHQHRIDEINNI, from the coding sequence ATGAAAGTATATATAGGTTCCGACCATGCCGGATTTGATCTGAAAGAGTCGATTAAAAACTATCTAAAAGAAAAAAAAATAGAGTTTATTGATTTAGGTACGGACTCCGCAACCAGAAGCGTTGATTACCCGGATTATGCTAAGAAAGTTGCCGAAGAAACGGCGAAAGACTCGGGTTCCATCGGCATTTTAGCATGCGGAACCGGAATAGGTATGTCAATAGCCGCAAATAAGGTTAAGGGTATCAGGGCTGCGTTGATTTACGATGAATATACCGCGGTGGTTGCTAAAAAACACAATAATGCAAATGTAATAACTTTTGGCGGCAGAACTATGACGCCTCTCGAAGTAGAAAGATATTTGGACAATTTTTTAAATACAGAATTTGAAGGCGGCAGGCACCAGCATAGGATAGATGAGATTAATAATATATAA
- the fabF gene encoding beta-ketoacyl-[acyl-carrier-protein] synthase II: protein MEKTNCNRRVVITGMSMISPLGNDLNTSWEGMISGRSGIGLITAFDTTEYTTKIAGEVKDFEPENFIDKKEVKKMDRFIHYAVACSKMALEESGLKIDESNAHRVGVWIGAGIGGLMTIEKYHTLLLENGPKKISPFFIPMLLINLAPGQVSIMTGAKGPNASTVSACSTGTNSIGDAYKIIARGDADVMIAGGAESTITPLCISGFNAMKALSTRNNEPKKASRPFDKNRDGFVVSEGSGIVILEELTNAQNRGAKIYAEVVGYGFSSDAYHLSTPDPNAQGAFYCMKNAVEDAGINPEDVDYINAHGTSTYYNDLNETKAIKQLFKEHSKKLMVSSIKSMIGHALGAAGGIEAVATAMTLYSGKVPPTINFEEADKECDLDYVPNIMRKADIKYAISNSFGFGGTNATLVLKKWEGK from the coding sequence ATGGAAAAAACTAATTGCAATAGAAGAGTGGTAATCACAGGTATGTCTATGATTTCGCCCTTAGGCAACGACCTTAATACTTCATGGGAAGGAATGATTAGCGGCAGAAGCGGCATAGGACTGATTACCGCTTTTGATACGACCGAATATACAACTAAGATCGCAGGAGAAGTTAAAGATTTTGAACCGGAAAATTTTATCGATAAAAAAGAAGTTAAAAAGATGGATAGATTTATCCATTATGCTGTTGCATGCTCAAAAATGGCATTGGAAGAATCCGGTCTTAAGATTGACGAATCTAATGCGCATAGAGTAGGTGTTTGGATAGGCGCTGGAATAGGCGGGCTGATGACCATTGAAAAATATCACACGCTTTTATTAGAAAATGGACCTAAAAAAATTTCTCCGTTTTTTATACCGATGCTGCTGATAAATTTGGCGCCGGGGCAGGTTTCCATTATGACGGGCGCAAAAGGACCAAATGCGAGCACTGTTTCGGCATGTTCTACAGGAACCAATTCCATCGGAGATGCTTATAAGATAATTGCAAGGGGAGACGCAGATGTTATGATAGCAGGAGGGGCGGAATCCACGATAACCCCTTTATGCATATCAGGTTTTAATGCTATGAAAGCGCTGTCAACCAGAAACAATGAACCTAAAAAAGCTTCCAGACCTTTTGATAAAAATAGAGATGGATTCGTCGTAAGCGAAGGTTCCGGCATAGTTATTTTAGAAGAATTGACCAATGCACAAAATAGAGGCGCCAAAATATATGCAGAGGTTGTCGGCTATGGATTTTCTTCCGACGCTTATCATCTGTCGACTCCTGACCCGAATGCGCAGGGCGCGTTTTATTGTATGAAAAATGCAGTAGAAGATGCCGGTATAAATCCTGAAGATGTGGATTATATTAATGCTCACGGTACATCCACATATTATAACGATTTAAACGAAACCAAGGCTATTAAACAGCTTTTTAAAGAACACAGTAAGAAACTTATGGTTAGTTCAATTAAGTCTATGATAGGACATGCATTAGGAGCCGCAGGAGGCATAGAAGCCGTAGCGACGGCTATGACTTTGTATTCTGGAAAAGTGCCGCCTACTATAAATTTTGAAGAAGCCGATAAAGAATGCGATCTTGACTATGTGCCTAATATCATGAGAAAAGCCGATATTAAATATGCAATATCAAATTCTTTCGGATTCGGCGGAACAAATGCTACCTTAGTTTTAAAAAAATGGGAAGGTAAATAA
- a CDS encoding trypsin-like serine protease — MFFQRRHNADGACKNNRYGNILGNKIKSKLKIKTIVSVFSIVSLIFAFAVANVSAFNAANKSSSIVEKLFHELQPSVVHIQVLGFARLKNGAIMPEEDIGTGFFINNNGDILTNFHVIGNASKIDVSFLKYKNVKANIIGTDPSSDIAIIHINPKGRKIVPVVLGNSNDLKVGERVMAIGNPYNLYQTVTTGIISGLKRSLVFPTARFYGNIIQTDAAINFGNSGGPLVNYRGHVIGINTAKLAGEAQNIGFAIPINLAERNIPELVKYGRIIKPWLGIEAIKVTKSFSRLFGIKNVSKGLLVEKVFPRSPAYKAGIRAGKRIIQMKAMAYVLGGDIITRINNKKVDSFSSLERMISSFIPGQIVVLKIHTDNKIKFIKVKLGAQPS; from the coding sequence ATGTTTTTTCAGAGGCGGCATAATGCAGACGGTGCTTGTAAAAATAACAGATACGGTAATATATTAGGCAATAAAATTAAATCTAAACTTAAAATAAAAACAATTGTATCGGTTTTTTCTATAGTATCTTTAATATTTGCATTTGCAGTCGCGAATGTTAGCGCATTTAATGCAGCGAATAAAAGCAGTTCAATTGTCGAAAAACTGTTTCATGAATTGCAGCCCAGTGTTGTGCACATTCAGGTGCTGGGATTTGCCAGATTGAAAAACGGCGCGATAATGCCTGAAGAAGATATAGGCACCGGGTTTTTTATAAATAATAACGGGGATATATTAACTAATTTTCATGTAATAGGAAATGCAAGCAAAATAGACGTCAGTTTTTTAAAATATAAAAATGTAAAGGCAAATATAATCGGTACCGACCCTTCATCTGATATAGCGATTATTCATATTAATCCTAAAGGCAGGAAAATAGTGCCGGTCGTTTTAGGAAACTCTAACGATTTAAAAGTTGGTGAAAGGGTTATGGCTATAGGTAACCCCTACAATTTATATCAAACCGTCACTACCGGTATAATAAGCGGACTTAAAAGGTCGTTAGTTTTTCCTACCGCAAGATTTTACGGAAATATAATACAGACGGATGCTGCTATTAATTTTGGCAATTCCGGCGGACCTTTGGTTAACTACAGAGGACACGTTATCGGTATTAATACTGCAAAATTGGCAGGAGAAGCTCAAAATATCGGTTTTGCGATACCTATTAATCTTGCAGAAAGAAATATTCCCGAGTTAGTAAAATACGGCCGAATAATAAAACCATGGCTTGGGATAGAAGCCATTAAAGTCACAAAAAGTTTTAGCAGGCTTTTCGGAATTAAAAATGTAAGCAAAGGTCTTTTAGTTGAGAAAGTTTTTCCAAGGAGTCCTGCGTATAAAGCCGGCATAAGGGCAGGGAAAAGGATAATACAGATGAAGGCTATGGCTTATGTTTTGGGCGGAGATATTATAACCAGAATAAACAATAAAAAAGTTGATTCCTTTTCAAGCCTTGAAAGAATGATTAGCTCTTTCATTCCTGGACAGATTGTAGTTCTAAAAATACATACAGATAATAAAATTAAATTTATTAAAGTAAAACTTGGCGCTCAGCCGTCTTAA
- the fabK gene encoding enoyl-[acyl-carrier-protein] reductase FabK, protein MLKSPICELIGIKYPIFQGGMAWASDYNLASAVSNAGGLGIIGAGQMPPDLLVKQIRLAKENTDKPFGVNLILYLSYINELVDAVISEGVSVVTTGAGNAGPFIKRFHDAGIKVIPVIPAVALAKRMEKAGADALIAEGMESGGHIGESTTMTLVPQVAENVGIPVIAAGGIADFRGFAAALCLGASGIQMGTRFIATKECNVHQNWKNMIIKASDRDTVITGRPTGHPVRVLKNKLSKQFLELEEKCADIKEYEELGIGKLKAAAIDGDSDYGSMMSGQIAGIIKEEKSVKEVIEEIMQQTEEFINNFLKFVL, encoded by the coding sequence ATGTTGAAATCTCCCATATGTGAACTCATAGGTATAAAATATCCTATATTTCAAGGCGGCATGGCGTGGGCGTCCGATTATAATCTCGCTTCAGCCGTATCAAATGCAGGCGGTCTCGGTATAATAGGAGCAGGTCAGATGCCGCCGGATTTATTAGTTAAACAGATACGGCTTGCTAAAGAGAATACTGATAAACCGTTTGGAGTTAATCTGATATTATATCTTTCATATATAAACGAACTTGTAGATGCCGTTATAAGCGAAGGGGTATCGGTTGTCACAACCGGAGCTGGAAACGCAGGTCCTTTCATTAAAAGATTTCATGATGCCGGTATAAAAGTTATACCGGTTATTCCGGCAGTGGCATTAGCCAAAAGAATGGAGAAAGCAGGCGCAGATGCTTTAATTGCAGAAGGCATGGAGTCCGGCGGGCATATCGGCGAATCTACCACCATGACTTTGGTTCCGCAGGTTGCTGAAAATGTCGGCATTCCCGTGATTGCTGCCGGAGGCATTGCCGATTTCAGGGGTTTTGCCGCGGCACTATGTCTTGGAGCTTCAGGTATTCAAATGGGTACCAGATTTATAGCTACAAAAGAATGCAATGTTCATCAAAACTGGAAAAATATGATAATAAAAGCATCTGACAGAGATACTGTGATTACAGGAAGACCTACCGGACATCCCGTAAGGGTTCTCAAGAATAAGTTATCAAAACAGTTTTTAGAGCTGGAAGAAAAGTGCGCCGACATTAAAGAATATGAAGAATTGGGAATAGGTAAACTCAAAGCGGCTGCAATAGACGGCGATTCCGATTACGGCTCAATGATGAGCGGTCAGATAGCCGGTATTATTAAAGAAGAAAAATCGGTCAAAGAAGTTATTGAAGAAATTATGCAGCAGACTGAAGAATTTATAAATAATTTTTTAAAATTTGTTTTATGA